The Bacteroidota bacterium genome includes the window TTTCCCATAAATATTCTTGAAAATTTTTTAATTCGGGAGTATAATTAATTACAATTTCATTATAAAAACTGTTATTAAAATTATTAGTAAGTTGAAAAGCAAAAGCTCCGAATTTACTAAAAACACCTTTGTTTTTTATGTATTCATCAGCCTTTGTTTTATTTAAAAAACGTTCCGGCACCATCAATGAACGTGATGGATTTACGTATAAAAGGAAATTTGATTTACTTGTAAGTTGGTCGGAAAACCTATTATACGAAATAGATGTTTTTAGAATACGCTGTGCTAAGTAATCATCAACTGCTCTTTTTATATTTGAAAGATCAGGACAAAATAAAAGGTAATCACGAATGGAAGTAAAATATGTTTCTTCAGGGAAATCAAATAATGAACCGAAAAGAAATTTAAAAGATGCTGAAAGATTTGTTTTGTAAATATCAAATCCACGATAGCTAATTTTTGAAACCGACTGAGAGCTATCGCTGTATGAGAAATTCTTTGCAGGATCTGTAAATTTTCTTATCGACTTGTCAATTTCAAAAACTTTAAACAAAATTATTGTACTGCTATAAATGTCTTTAGAAATGGGTTCGTTTATCGCTAAAGCAAAAGAGCCGTAAAGCAGAGGTACAATTTCTTTTTCTATGGAAATAGAATGTTCGTTTTCAAACTTAAACAAAGAGTTTTCGTACTTACTTCTATCGGATAGTTTTGTTTGGTGCTTTGAGTAATTTGAATACCATTGTGAAAAATCACTTAAGTTATAGGAAAATAATACCGATGTTTTTCTTGAAAGTATCTTTGTTATTTCTGTATTCCTTGGCTTTTGACCTTCAAATAATCCTGCGTATTGAAACAATGAATCTTTTACTGAAACATTTCCTCTTAAAGATATTTTAGCATCACTAAATTGAATGCTGTAATTTCCTGTTGAAGCAAAATTTTTAAGTTTGCTAATTTCATTTATTACTGATGGTGATACAAATAATTCAAAAAAGGAATTAAGTTTTTCAAAGTCAAAAAACCAACTTTCATTCATCTCTTGATAAATATCATGGTAAGCCGGTGTTTGTAAATTCCCTGTATTTTTTTCAAATGTTCGTATAGCATCTTCAACTAAAATTGGACTTCTGCTTAAAATTAAAATACCATCAAGCAAAGCAAAAGCAAGCTGCGAATTTTGTTTTGTTAGCTGATAATCATAAATTATTTTGTTTCTAAAAGTTCTTTCAACAAGCTTGCAACCCTTTTTCTTTTTAATCAGTTTTTGAACATCCGATGGAGACAATTCTCCTTTTGTTTGAAACAAAAGCAAAATATCCGCATTTGTAACAGAAATTTTATTAACGCTTAAAATAATTTCATTTGATTGAAATAAGTTTTTAATTTTATCATTTGAGTTTATAAGTGAATCAATTAAGATTACTTGGGAATTTATTTTTTTTACCTTTTTTATTTTTATCAAATGCTGAAATACTTTAGTCTTTGAAAAGCGTTTATATTCACCTGAAAAATCCTTGCCTTTGTAATACAACATTGTATTCTCGGGTAATGCGTTTAAAGAAGATAAATATTGAGGTTTAATAAATTTATTAAAAGACCATAATCCGACAATAGCTAACACTACTAAGATAATAAAAACGATAACAATTATTTTCTTTTTCTTAACTGCCATATA containing:
- a CDS encoding DUF3352 domain-containing protein, translating into MAVKKKKIIVIVFIILVVLAIVGLWSFNKFIKPQYLSSLNALPENTMLYYKGKDFSGEYKRFSKTKVFQHLIKIKKVKKINSQVILIDSLINSNDKIKNLFQSNEIILSVNKISVTNADILLLFQTKGELSPSDVQKLIKKKKGCKLVERTFRNKIIYDYQLTKQNSQLAFALLDGILILSRSPILVEDAIRTFEKNTGNLQTPAYHDIYQEMNESWFFDFEKLNSFFELFVSPSVINEISKLKNFASTGNYSIQFSDAKISLRGNVSVKDSLFQYAGLFEGQKPRNTEITKILSRKTSVLFSYNLSDFSQWYSNYSKHQTKLSDRSKYENSLFKFENEHSISIEKEIVPLLYGSFALAINEPISKDIYSSTIILFKVFEIDKSIRKFTDPAKNFSYSDSSQSVSKISYRGFDIYKTNLSASFKFLFGSLFDFPEETYFTSIRDYLLFCPDLSNIKRAVDDYLAQRILKTSISYNRFSDQLTSKSNFLLYVNPSRSLMVPERFLNKTKADEYIKNKGVFSKFGAFAFQLTNNFNNSFYNEIVINYTPELKNFQEYLWEIELDAPIFSKPFVVKNHNDGSNEIVVFDKQNKMYLISASGKILWKKQLEDSIIGNVFQLDLYNNRKLQYLFTTEKKLQLIDRLGRDVANYPIKLSSNATSGLAVFDIRKNNKHKYFVGSSNNYIFGYNESGKPLNGWRPNKISGNLDFPLKYFVKTGKTCLVGVSDKGVFYLWDLNGDKVFDPLKLDTKFTNPFQIQFERDFDKTHLISTDTSGMTYFLYLSGKAEIKKYGNWTGKVYFNYLDINNNGDKELIFAEGNSILGYTHEGKVVFSTILDAEITSKPKFVKIGEEYFIAYLNKEYGKVFLVDFDGTLNQGFPINCNSPFEFSDIDEDGKLEIIGGNDNKLFLSRF